TATCGATGAAAACCCATTTCTTTCCGACTTCTACGATGATATATCAAAATGGAGCTTCCAAACTGAAATGTTTTTTTTATGTAATCGATATAAACAATTTCAAGATTTAGCACATATTCACAAAGGCATTGTCAGTGACTACCATATTCATAAAAATAAAATATTCGCACATAATACACTTACCTCAACTGAATATGAAAAATTCTCTCGCATCTATGATATTTTGACTGAAGATTTAGAGATGCCTAATATTATAATTTTTTTAGATGCTGATTTAACGGTACTACAAGAACGCATTGCTCAAAGAAACCGTAGTTTCGAGCATCAAATTTCAGATGATTATTTACTTGCTCTAAAAGAAGATTATACTCATTTTTACAATTCATTAAAAGCAGATGGCCAAAATGTCGTAAAAATCGATACGACTTCATTAGATTTTGTAGCTAATGATGCTGATTATAATTATATATTAGAACTTGTACGACCATTAATAGGAGGAACAAAATATGAATAACTATGGTATTCCACAGGATGCAGTTATTACTATCGCTGGTACTGTTGGTGTCGGAAAATCTACTTTAACTCAAGCTTTAGCAGATCGTTTAAATTTCCGTACTTCATTTGAAAATGTCGATCATAATCCTTATTTAGATAAATTTTACCATGACTTCCAACGTTGGAGCTTTCATTTACAAATCTATTTTTTAGCAGAGCGCTTTAAAGAACAGAAACGTATGTTTGAGTATGGTGGTGGATTTGTCCAAGATCGCTCAATCTATGAAGACGTAGATATTTTTGCAAAAATGCACGAAGCACAAGGTACAATGACACAAGAAGACTTTAATACTTATTCTGAGCTATTTAATGCAATGGTGATGACACCTTATTTCCCAAAACCAGACGTCCTTATATATTTGGAATGCGATTATGATGAAGTTATCGATCGTATAAAACAACGTGGTCGTCAAATGGAAATCGAAACTGACCCTCAATATTGGCAAAAATTATTCCAACGTTATGAAAATTGGATTAGTCAATTTAATGTATGCCCTGTCGTGCGTGTAAACATTAATGAATATGACCTACATGCTGATCCAGATTCACTCGACGTGGTTATTAATAAAATTAAATCTGTAATCGACACCTATAGAAAAGTTGATCAACGATAATACTAAAAAGGTTGAAACAATGTTAGCACTAGCTCTTTGTTTCAACCTTTTATATTATTCAATATGGTTACGGTTAATGATTTTATCAATTTCATCATCATAAACTTTTTTGTTAAAGTAACTATCATCTACTTGCTCTAGACCAAACGTATTTGCCTTTTCTTTATCATTAGTTCCAATATATTGATTGCCATCACTATCTTGATAATAATCAAAAATTACACCTTCATACCGAGCCTCTTGAAACAACTCATATAACTCTTCTAATTCATCCCTAGCTACGTGTTTATAATATAATGTATGAGAAGTATGAGCTTTAGTTTGAGCAATAAATCCTTGTTCCTCGGCATTCTCTTGTTCGGTAACTAACAACACATCATTGCCATGTATACTAACAACTTTGTATGTAACATTGTTATAAATCGCATACTTGCCATCAATCATTGCAACCACCTCTTTAAGAAACTCATAATATATGTTTTGTATATTATGACATAACTACATCATTAATCCTATTGATTTATTATATCGATTACTTCATTTATAGTCGGTATGATATAGTCCGCGTCTAAAAAACTTTCTTCCACATCTACACCAGTTAACACGGCGATAGATAACCCTAATTTAGCATTTTTACCTGTTTTAATATCATTTGCAGTATCGCCAACAATTGCCACCTCTTTAGGATTGACATCATAGTTATCAAATAAAGGGTTCAACACTTCTGGATTAGGTTTTTCTACTGCATTGGCTTCAGTAGAGATAATCACATCAAAAAACTGCTTACTTTGTGTAACTTCTAAAAATTGTTCTACGCCTTTTTTCGAATCACTCGTAACAATCCCCATTTTATAACCTTGTTGTTGTAAGGTTGCTAATGTTTGATATGCTCCTTCTACCCATTCATTGTCAGGTACGCGATTATCTACTAAAGTTTGACTACGTTTCTGCACCCATTTAGTAACATCTTGTTGAGCAATATCATTAAATGCCTCTACCATATTATCTAGTGCACCAGATGCCATAATAGTTCCCTGTTGAATTTCTCCATCTACGATACCTAATCGTGCATAAGCAGCGTTCACATCAGTAATTCTTTCTTGGTAGCGTTCAATAAAATCGTCAACTAATTGTAAACCAATAGTCATCCAACTGCGATCAAAATATATTAAGGTACCGTCTTTATCAAATAAAATCCATTTCATCAAATTACAACTCCTATGAAATTGTCATTGCTTTTAAAATAATTTGTTACTTTACTCTTAAGATTAAAAAAGACATATATCAAAACATTTCTTTAAACATAATGAGCATAAGTTAATAACAGCATTATATATTTAAAGATTCAATAGTTTTGACATTGCCTTTAAGCTAAATTAATCATTAATATTTAGGTACAACTACTCTCCAATTCTGCGGATCATTAAGTTTACCACTTTGAATGCCAACATAATTATCGTAAAGTTTTTGTGTGATTTCGCCTGTTTCATTGTTATTAATAACGATTTCTTTTTCACCATATTTCAGCTGTCCAACAGGAGATATTACCGCTGCAGTTCCTGTACCAAATACTTCTGATAGTTTACCTTTACGTTGAGATTCAATTAATTCATCAATAGAGACACGACGTTCTTCAACATCATAACCTAATTGTTTTGATAATTCGATAACAGTTTTTCGTGTAATCCCCGGTAAAATACTACCATTTAATTTTGGTGTTACAATTGTGCCATTTTCAACGAAGAAGATATTCATGCTACCTACTTCTTCTATATATTTTTGTTCAACACCATCTAACCATAACACTTGATCATAGCCTAGTTTAGACGCATTCGTTTGCGCTTTTAGACTTGCTGCATAGTTACCTGCAACCTTCGCATGCCCTACACCACCACGAACAGCTCGCACATATTCATCTTCTACATAAATCTTAGTCGGTCTTAATGATTCTCCACCATAGTATGAACCTGATGGCGATAAAATAATAAGTAATTTATAAGAATAAGATGGTCTAACACCTAGCATACCTTCAGTAGCGAAAACGTAAGGTCGTATATATAAAGATTGTCCTTCACCTTCAGGTACCCAGTCACGTTCTACATCGACTAATTGTTTAAGACCTTCTAGTAAAACACCTTCATCTACTTCTGGCATATCTAGTCTATTTAAAGAGTCATTAATACGTTTAAAGTTTTCATCTGGTCTAAATAATACGACTTCATCATTATGCTTGTAAGCTTTTAAACCTTCAAAGACTGCTTGTCCATAATGCAATGCCTGTGCTGCTGGAGAAATTTCAATTGGTCCATAAGGCACAATCTTTAGGTCATGCCACCCTTTATCCAAATCATAGTCGAAGCTTAGCATATAGTCAGTAAAATATTTACCAAAACCTAAATCACTTGGATCTGGTTTTTCTTTTAAGTTTTCACGTTGTACAAATTCAATTTTTTCTGACATGATTTATTCCTCCAGTAAGTTCTAAAATTTTCTTTAAAGTCAATTATACCAATCGTATGAAGCGCGTTCAATAATTTTCAAAAAATTTAAAATCTTATATGATGTCTGTTACTTAAAATTAAAAATTATTAATTTCTTCCAAAACAAGGTGATTGACCACAAAGTTATAGACAATAATAAGTCATCCATCTTGACCTATATATTACTATGCATACAGTTATAATGTAAAATTATTTCTTAGTTAAATTATATAATTAACTTTACTGCTGTTGAGTTAGTTTATAATTCGCCATTTAAAAACTGTGCTTCTCCATTAAAGAAACTCCAATTTTCATCAGTGTTTTCTATTAAACTAACCATGATGTCTTCTTTACGTATATTGAGCTCATCATGTAAACGCGTTGCTAAATTGTTATAAAGCTTTAGTTTTTGATCTTTCGTACGTGGTCGAGAAATTAAAGTAAAGACCAAAATATCATTTGTTCTTTCTACACCTAAGCCTGTATCCAAAATTGCCATTTCATAGTATTCATGTTGAGTGACGATTTGGTAACGGTCCCCCACTGGTGCTTCAAAAGCTTCTAACATAACTTCATATGACACATCCAAAATAGCTTTTATTTGTTCCTCCGTACGACCTTTAATCATATCAATTTTAATAATTGGCATAACATCACACCCTTTGCATTTGTTCAATCTTAAGTTTTATTTTAGCGCATCTATTAATGTTTACAACTCATCTGTTTTCTATATATTTATTATTCAAAAAAACACTTAAAAGTACAAAGACTTTTAAGTGCTTTTTAAC
The genomic region above belongs to Staphylococcus durrellii and contains:
- a CDS encoding tautomerase family protein; this translates as MPIIKIDMIKGRTEEQIKAILDVSYEVMLEAFEAPVGDRYQIVTQHEYYEMAILDTGLGVERTNDILVFTLISRPRTKDQKLKLYNNLATRLHDELNIRKEDIMVSLIENTDENWSFFNGEAQFLNGEL
- a CDS encoding deoxynucleoside kinase, with translation MNKPFIAIEGPIGVGKSSLTHKLSQDLNYYEENEIIDENPFLSDFYDDISKWSFQTEMFFLCNRYKQFQDLAHIHKGIVSDYHIHKNKIFAHNTLTSTEYEKFSRIYDILTEDLEMPNIIIFLDADLTVLQERIAQRNRSFEHQISDDYLLALKEDYTHFYNSLKADGQNVVKIDTTSLDFVANDADYNYILELVRPLIGGTKYE
- a CDS encoding deoxynucleoside kinase; this translates as MNNYGIPQDAVITIAGTVGVGKSTLTQALADRLNFRTSFENVDHNPYLDKFYHDFQRWSFHLQIYFLAERFKEQKRMFEYGGGFVQDRSIYEDVDIFAKMHEAQGTMTQEDFNTYSELFNAMVMTPYFPKPDVLIYLECDYDEVIDRIKQRGRQMEIETDPQYWQKLFQRYENWISQFNVCPVVRVNINEYDLHADPDSLDVVINKIKSVIDTYRKVDQR
- a CDS encoding branched-chain amino acid aminotransferase, coding for MSEKIEFVQRENLKEKPDPSDLGFGKYFTDYMLSFDYDLDKGWHDLKIVPYGPIEISPAAQALHYGQAVFEGLKAYKHNDEVVLFRPDENFKRINDSLNRLDMPEVDEGVLLEGLKQLVDVERDWVPEGEGQSLYIRPYVFATEGMLGVRPSYSYKLLIILSPSGSYYGGESLRPTKIYVEDEYVRAVRGGVGHAKVAGNYAASLKAQTNASKLGYDQVLWLDGVEQKYIEEVGSMNIFFVENGTIVTPKLNGSILPGITRKTVIELSKQLGYDVEERRVSIDELIESQRKGKLSEVFGTGTAAVISPVGQLKYGEKEIVINNNETGEITQKLYDNYVGIQSGKLNDPQNWRVVVPKY
- a CDS encoding HAD family hydrolase, with the translated sequence MKWILFDKDGTLIYFDRSWMTIGLQLVDDFIERYQERITDVNAAYARLGIVDGEIQQGTIMASGALDNMVEAFNDIAQQDVTKWVQKRSQTLVDNRVPDNEWVEGAYQTLATLQQQGYKMGIVTSDSKKGVEQFLEVTQSKQFFDVIISTEANAVEKPNPEVLNPLFDNYDVNPKEVAIVGDTANDIKTGKNAKLGLSIAVLTGVDVEESFLDADYIIPTINEVIDIINQ